Proteins encoded together in one Antennarius striatus isolate MH-2024 chromosome 13, ASM4005453v1, whole genome shotgun sequence window:
- the LOC137605821 gene encoding aquaporin-11-like isoform X2 — MSGPLVSVGVLSVSVLLGEASRRAAARLPRRLLRMSLLEAASTFQLCCCSHELKLLGDTRQLAPPASLTLTFIMTVVHVLTFRGASCNPCGVLEQCCRGGGGRAASVLLIACQFAAAFAARSFAACVWSLGLSDAHVTHRRFGFRCFDPFGGTVLEAAAAELVCAFVFQAAVMNAHKLDARLRVPYIAAVVTVLVYTAEPVEPADWSGQRPPCSGSV; from the exons ATGTCCGGTCCGCTCGTGTCTGTGGGGGTGTTGTCGGTGTCGGTGCTGCTCGGTGAGGCGTCGCGCCGGGCGGCAGCGCGGCTGCCGCGTCGCCTCCTCCGGATGTCGCTCCTGGAAGCCGCGAGCACCTTCCAGCTGTGCTGCTGCTCGCACGAGCTCAAGCTGCTGGGGGACACGCGCCAGCTGGCGCCACCCGCGAGCCTGACCCTCACCTTCATCATGACGGTGGTGCACGTGCTCACCTTCCGGGGGGCGTCCTGTAACCCCTGCGGGGTCCTGGAGCAGTGCTGCCGCGGGGGCGGCGGCCGCGCCGCGTCCGTCCTGCTCATCGCCTGCCAGTTCGCCGCCGCGTTCGCCGCGCGGTCCTTCGCCGCGTGCGTGTGGTCGCTGGGTCTGTCGGACGCCCACGTGACACACCGGAGGTTCGGCTTCCGGTGCTTCGACCCGTTCGGCGGGACGGTCCTGGAGGCGGCCGCCGCCGAGCTGGTGTGCGCGTTCGTCTTCCAGGCGGCCGTCATGAACGCGCACAAGCTGGACGCGCGGCTGCGCGTGCCTTACATCGCTGCTGTCGTCACCGTGCTGGTCTACACAG cagAACCGGTCGAACCAGCTGATTGGTCGGGTCAGCGTCCCCCCTGCAGCGGCTCCGTCTAA